Proteins from a single region of Mycoplasmopsis edwardii:
- the rpsB gene encoding 30S ribosomal protein S2, translating into MTTENKKVEKKVEVKQERTPIISKDKLLEAGSYFGHKTHAWNPKMKEYLVLGRKVKGAHIIDVYKTQSHLEYAYKLVNNLASKGTQFIFVGTKKQAREAVKAAAERTNSFYVTERWLGGTLTNNETIMRRVGTMEELEAKAAANFKGYTKKEALIFEKELEKLHKNLNGIRTMKRLPQVMIVADPNEDEIAVKEAKRKGLKVISILDSNSNPDSVDLGVPGNDDSAKFIHVFMTIIADAIVKAKGGEQVYAYQDDSKVVLPEFQQKTVVATEDREN; encoded by the coding sequence ATGACAACAGAAAACAAAAAAGTTGAGAAAAAAGTTGAAGTTAAACAAGAAAGAACTCCAATTATTTCTAAAGATAAATTATTAGAAGCAGGTTCATACTTTGGACACAAAACACACGCTTGAAACCCTAAAATGAAAGAGTATTTAGTACTTGGAAGAAAAGTTAAAGGTGCTCACATTATTGATGTTTACAAAACACAAAGCCACTTAGAATATGCTTACAAATTAGTAAACAACTTAGCATCAAAGGGTACACAATTCATTTTTGTTGGTACAAAAAAACAAGCTCGTGAAGCTGTTAAAGCTGCTGCTGAAAGAACAAATTCATTCTACGTAACTGAAAGATGATTAGGTGGAACATTAACTAACAACGAAACAATTATGCGTCGTGTTGGGACAATGGAAGAATTAGAAGCTAAAGCAGCTGCAAACTTCAAAGGTTACACAAAGAAAGAAGCTTTAATTTTTGAAAAAGAATTAGAAAAATTACACAAAAACTTAAATGGTATCCGTACAATGAAACGTTTACCACAAGTTATGATCGTTGCTGATCCTAATGAAGATGAAATTGCTGTTAAAGAAGCAAAAAGAAAAGGTCTTAAAGTTATTTCAATTTTAGACTCAAATTCAAACCCAGATTCAGTAGATTTGGGTGTACCTGGAAACGATGATTCAGCAAAATTCATCCACGTATTCATGACAATTATTGCTGACGCTATTGTTAAAGCAAAAGGTGGAGAACAAGTTTACGCATATCAAGATGATAGTAAAGTTGTTTTACCAGAATTTCAACAAAAAACAGTTGTTGCAACTGAAGACAGAGAAAACTAA
- the tsf gene encoding translation elongation factor Ts produces the protein MSDNKMELIKELRARTNSSLIDCKKALEASNYDIEAAINWLKENGIVKAAKKAGRIAAEGAVIAVGNEKHAVLVEINSETDFVAKNDKFISLLNEVSNAILASDVETLEEALQVKLSSGVTVENSLLEATAVIGEKISLRRIHSLKASEGEVLGIYVHANQQVAAVVKVKGSNVDAAKNVAMHVSAMNPEFALLSDIPTDRLESVKAAFEEPAGFDKKPANIQEKIKEGWFEKQLSEFVLVKQPFVMEDSLSVEKYLANNNATLVQVVRFEVGEGIVKAQSDFAAEVASMVVK, from the coding sequence ATGAGCGATAACAAAATGGAATTAATCAAAGAATTAAGAGCAAGAACAAACTCTTCATTAATTGATTGTAAAAAAGCTTTAGAAGCTTCAAACTACGATATTGAAGCTGCTATTAACTGATTAAAAGAAAATGGTATTGTAAAAGCTGCTAAAAAGGCAGGAAGAATTGCTGCTGAAGGTGCAGTTATTGCGGTAGGAAACGAAAAACATGCTGTTTTAGTTGAAATTAATTCAGAAACAGATTTCGTTGCTAAAAACGATAAATTCATTTCATTATTAAATGAAGTATCAAACGCTATTTTAGCAAGTGATGTTGAAACATTAGAAGAAGCTTTACAAGTTAAATTATCAAGCGGTGTTACAGTAGAAAACTCATTATTAGAAGCAACAGCTGTTATTGGTGAAAAAATTTCTTTACGTCGTATTCACTCATTAAAAGCAAGTGAAGGTGAAGTTTTAGGAATCTATGTACACGCTAACCAACAAGTTGCTGCTGTAGTTAAAGTAAAAGGTTCAAATGTTGATGCAGCAAAAAATGTTGCAATGCACGTTTCTGCTATGAACCCAGAATTTGCTTTATTAAGTGATATCCCAACAGATCGTTTAGAGTCTGTTAAAGCTGCTTTTGAAGAACCAGCTGGATTTGATAAAAAACCTGCTAACATTCAAGAAAAAATTAAAGAAGGTTGATTCGAAAAACAATTATCAGAATTTGTTTTAGTTAAACAACCATTTGTAATGGAAGATTCATTATCTGTTGAAAAATATTTAGCAAACAATAACGCTACATTAGTTCAAGTTGTTAGATTTGAAGTTGGTGAAGGTATTGTTAAGGCACAATCAGACTTCGCAGCTGAAGTTGCAAGCATGGTTGTAAAATAG
- a CDS encoding discoidin/SUN/FTP domain-containing protein: MKIKRLLNLALCSGIIIPTLVVSCSSNKVEIQTEEKEKQRPKTEARYSENKNFTNKLNQNQKSQKNKFTPENMNTIDDYLPIAQVFKVWVNSEFKISNLPKKIRLINSELKEKWVNVSWGVSTDITIDQNKTILGTYTYKGREQTVDAVIIAQNRGSFSSNQLFSKIEGLSVDKDKSSKDGSDDGLDKLIDRSGDYINTGSRWDNWHAYNKQQDTKLVFKWEETTSISRVEIHFWRYADKGDSLGVMPKNIYIKYSSDGINWKSVENQDKITSQDFGPMQPYKSSHQGVSDAKIINFDAVKTKWIKISWDPAQDAQNRNLIIGITHVNFKGPESTDKLHINQINSIDNIWYKGKTLFLAEGDNEFVVEDLNATYKFNSKSSYIQTNILEQNSEHIKYRFTSYNDLGNFKIYNVTFKLR, translated from the coding sequence ATGAAGATAAAAAGATTGTTAAATTTAGCTTTATGTTCAGGAATAATAATCCCTACACTAGTTGTATCATGCTCATCAAATAAAGTAGAAATCCAAACAGAAGAAAAAGAAAAACAAAGACCTAAAACAGAAGCAAGGTATTCTGAAAACAAAAACTTTACAAACAAACTTAATCAAAACCAAAAATCACAAAAAAATAAATTCACACCGGAAAACATGAATACAATTGATGATTATTTACCAATTGCTCAAGTTTTTAAAGTATGAGTTAACTCAGAATTTAAAATTTCAAACTTGCCTAAAAAAATTAGATTAATTAACAGTGAACTAAAAGAAAAATGAGTTAATGTTTCATGAGGCGTTTCAACAGATATTACTATTGATCAAAACAAAACAATCCTTGGAACTTATACATATAAAGGAAGAGAGCAAACTGTTGATGCTGTAATAATCGCACAAAACAGAGGAAGCTTTTCTTCTAATCAGTTATTTAGCAAAATAGAAGGCCTTTCAGTTGACAAAGATAAAAGCTCAAAAGACGGAAGTGATGACGGACTTGATAAATTAATTGATAGATCAGGTGATTATATCAATACAGGTTCAAGATGAGATAACTGACACGCTTACAATAAACAACAAGATACAAAACTCGTTTTCAAATGAGAAGAAACAACAAGTATATCAAGAGTTGAAATACACTTTTGAAGATATGCTGATAAAGGTGATTCTTTAGGTGTAATGCCAAAAAATATTTACATTAAATATTCAAGTGACGGTATTAATTGAAAAAGCGTTGAAAATCAAGATAAAATAACTTCGCAAGATTTTGGCCCAATGCAACCTTACAAATCATCACACCAAGGTGTTTCAGATGCGAAAATAATTAATTTTGATGCAGTTAAAACAAAATGAATAAAAATTAGTTGAGATCCTGCTCAAGATGCTCAGAACAGAAACTTAATTATTGGTATTACACACGTTAACTTCAAAGGTCCTGAAAGTACTGACAAACTTCATATTAATCAAATTAATTCAATTGATAACATCTGATACAAAGGTAAAACTTTATTCCTTGCAGAAGGTGACAACGAGTTTGTTGTTGAAGACCTTAATGCAACATACAAATTTAATTCAAAATCTTCATACATTCAAACAAATATATTAGAACAAAACAGTGAACATATTAAATATAGATTCACTTCATACAACGATTTAGGAAACTTTAAAATATATAATGTAACTTTTAAATTAAGGTAA
- a CDS encoding MGA_1079 family surface serine endopeptidase, with translation MKKRVSKITIMSLISLVIPITIASCSPTANKNVIKKYYDDVKNSNMLEILAYINENNQSYFTNLKNHIHNNIWDSIDDVQTANLIKLLDLYKQINDVKVASLYKGLSLTNNISEEDVTNSLIKIDKVINTTDDSYKKVDDALIEEAIQTLSLLESKNKMVIELNDEFDIFANELKSISFSNEKLTKIININIVRFFNDKQIKNKLVELIQSIEKNIKISQEIIDFYEGHSNSSVTSRVAKIKRYLETFDTYTNVDLIKRTFETNVREFNDFVLTNNLVIPDLKYKKDNLENYIETIEFSGDARKEIENQIKKVYLYSQYDSVVEMINNFDVKVDELKNEFKETVKNSQITKENKNYLYEIIDATESYKDLEKLYSEFKKVNESLSKLNSTIANINSRISRNNFNEKYQLEFYKKLADYNSILEDDHLDDFNLFNFNETNSKLENLQNDFEAINRDEKKNHTLDNRTLLEIVKQETKDRWSLDITDKARDYGLEQFTYSASHNFKNSKILFDTKDTEQYDYEIVDLQLDRNNWNKLKASVKVTLKAKPEINYTFEVTKVYENDVRPFIEKTKLNNLDQIYKVDYHSLRKMTFKDFEFLTHEEKLKYFKTTSTKIGTFFDFELSNDFKYKDNRIYVTFKVMFNNQIISQKELSTINNVDFITNANEKESLSDRIDEEEILKLLNGNISTLMSNVKIKPDAKYSHLSFLASEGVKALNELYEWPKFGKYQIFVKDVKNIDDFNGRADFIFWYKRDGIEVPVTNHFQLNRTTKRLGSFKLLSFNDIKPISGRNFTAADFDTTSKPNATHQGMINSINESNFFLRKAYGVFNNVNFRSLNPKDVVEQNYFTNLEYIIDLRNGQNQKGDNLDNQAYVPLDAKTYDKDIEVNSTNINDLRNNYFVYYYDVKSTGKRSMTFKLGFINKQNTSIRFTNGQEYTLINMVNDFQQSLYPEVMVNNIKLSDIQINQTLLSENDINYFANNNEQLNNAIKLRPTPDSEVWYKNFSLPINLFKVSQIKKINSNEAYIRFSVRNQAGAEVLADTWFRVSGFKDIPGNVQQDELEFKNQNLKVIQNSETEIIRERVIEPFWQDLLWKLDKKINVASWTFDKKYIEKTLLKTNAKNRTIKFNILANSLINSPSKNSRIRDIASSIQLLVDFDELLIKKNLEFKKSATTSSERFNYFIKLKWNPEKGIEFKISMEDNSYKIIVDEPEVQSFSEGQTFDKNRAFVILPAAVKATIRYTNDEEQENYNIDQNRFDYEKVYYNESNQPIMFYSDLDFQKDRSVYYPNQNVPYKLHEGYKLNVDYLRIKDYRGWDIVDSAYSRAIAIDGGTWWGTLSIIGKVNNNPNDATFYVITNHHVENGGLSSFSQLTGNNFMPSRWGRNYIFALEGQANNVDRNYNVRLSGVTTIRNNEIKLLWIGRDQISTDGKITNKEQDLSIFSVDLNKVRESARAAGNMQIVWKIENLMRMPNAKMDISYALGKISVPSIREVATLGWPRVQLAGSINRRPSVINHSAVQVHVQNYYSQVFNGGGGSGSGMYVNNDTYIATWERGWNGYWSQGSKYDNRSFNFLGVNWKNENPLSLANHRSLASQIFKANLKYPDKYDLPWYFKEIDD, from the coding sequence ATGAAAAAAAGAGTTTCAAAGATTACAATAATGTCTTTAATTTCTTTAGTGATTCCTATCACTATAGCTTCATGCTCTCCTACTGCAAATAAAAATGTTATCAAAAAGTATTATGATGATGTTAAAAATAGCAACATGCTTGAAATTTTAGCTTACATCAACGAAAATAATCAATCATATTTCACAAATCTAAAAAACCATATTCACAATAACATTTGAGATAGTATCGATGATGTGCAAACCGCAAACCTTATCAAATTACTTGATTTATACAAACAAATTAATGATGTAAAAGTTGCCAGTCTTTATAAAGGACTTTCTCTTACAAATAACATTTCTGAAGAGGATGTAACAAATAGTCTTATTAAAATTGATAAAGTTATCAATACAACAGATGACTCATACAAAAAAGTTGATGATGCCTTAATAGAAGAAGCAATACAAACTTTATCATTATTAGAAAGCAAAAATAAAATGGTTATCGAACTCAATGATGAGTTTGATATTTTCGCTAATGAGCTAAAAAGCATCAGCTTCTCAAATGAAAAATTAACAAAAATTATCAACATTAACATCGTTAGGTTTTTCAATGATAAACAAATAAAAAACAAATTAGTTGAACTCATTCAATCTATTGAAAAAAATATTAAGATCTCACAAGAAATTATTGATTTCTATGAAGGTCATAGCAATAGTTCAGTTACTTCAAGAGTTGCGAAAATAAAAAGATATCTAGAAACATTTGATACATACACAAATGTCGACTTAATTAAAAGAACATTCGAAACTAACGTTAGAGAATTTAACGATTTTGTTTTAACAAATAACTTAGTTATCCCTGATTTAAAATACAAAAAAGATAACTTAGAAAATTACATTGAAACAATCGAGTTCAGTGGTGATGCAAGAAAAGAAATTGAAAATCAAATTAAAAAAGTTTACTTATATTCACAATATGATAGTGTTGTAGAAATGATCAACAATTTCGACGTAAAAGTCGATGAACTTAAAAATGAATTTAAAGAAACAGTTAAAAATTCACAAATTACTAAAGAAAACAAAAACTACCTATATGAAATTATTGATGCTACTGAATCATACAAAGATTTAGAAAAACTATATTCTGAATTCAAAAAGGTTAATGAATCATTATCTAAACTTAATTCAACAATCGCAAACATTAATTCAAGAATTTCAAGAAATAACTTTAACGAAAAATACCAATTAGAGTTTTACAAAAAACTTGCTGACTATAACTCTATATTGGAGGATGATCATTTAGATGATTTCAATTTATTCAACTTCAATGAGACAAATTCAAAATTAGAAAATTTACAAAATGATTTTGAAGCAATTAATCGTGATGAGAAGAAAAACCACACTCTTGACAATAGAACATTACTTGAAATAGTAAAACAAGAAACAAAAGATAGATGAAGTCTTGATATTACTGATAAAGCAAGAGATTACGGTCTTGAACAATTCACATATTCAGCTTCACACAATTTTAAAAACTCAAAAATATTATTTGACACAAAAGATACAGAACAATATGATTATGAAATTGTTGATCTTCAATTAGATAGAAACAATTGAAACAAACTTAAGGCTTCTGTAAAAGTGACTTTAAAAGCTAAACCAGAAATTAACTATACTTTTGAAGTTACTAAAGTTTATGAAAATGATGTTAGACCGTTTATTGAAAAAACAAAATTAAATAACTTAGATCAAATCTATAAAGTAGATTATCATTCACTTAGAAAAATGACTTTTAAAGATTTTGAATTTTTAACACATGAAGAAAAATTAAAATACTTTAAAACTACTTCTACAAAAATTGGAACATTCTTTGATTTTGAATTGTCAAATGACTTCAAATATAAAGATAACAGAATTTATGTAACTTTCAAAGTTATGTTTAATAACCAAATCATTAGTCAAAAAGAATTATCAACAATTAATAATGTTGACTTTATAACCAACGCTAATGAAAAAGAAAGTTTAAGCGACAGAATAGATGAAGAAGAAATCTTAAAACTTCTTAATGGAAATATATCAACATTAATGTCTAATGTTAAAATCAAACCAGATGCAAAATATTCTCACTTAAGCTTTTTAGCTTCAGAAGGTGTGAAAGCGCTAAACGAGCTTTACGAATGACCAAAATTTGGTAAATATCAAATCTTTGTAAAAGATGTAAAGAATATTGATGACTTTAATGGTAGAGCAGACTTTATTTTTTGATACAAAAGAGATGGTATTGAAGTTCCTGTAACTAACCACTTCCAATTAAATAGAACAACTAAACGTTTAGGAAGTTTTAAACTATTAAGCTTCAATGATATCAAACCTATTAGTGGAAGAAACTTTACTGCTGCTGATTTTGATACAACATCAAAACCAAACGCAACACATCAAGGAATGATTAATTCAATTAATGAGTCCAACTTTTTCTTAAGAAAAGCATATGGTGTTTTCAATAACGTTAATTTCAGATCACTTAATCCAAAGGATGTTGTTGAGCAAAATTACTTCACTAACCTTGAATATATTATTGACTTAAGAAATGGACAAAACCAAAAAGGTGATAATTTAGATAACCAAGCATATGTTCCGCTTGATGCAAAAACATATGATAAAGATATCGAAGTTAACTCAACTAATATTAACGACTTAAGAAACAACTACTTTGTTTACTACTATGATGTTAAATCAACTGGTAAAAGAAGTATGACATTTAAGTTAGGATTTATTAACAAACAAAATACTTCAATTAGATTCACAAATGGTCAAGAATATACATTAATCAACATGGTTAATGACTTCCAACAATCACTATACCCTGAAGTAATGGTTAATAATATCAAACTTAGCGATATTCAAATCAACCAAACATTATTATCAGAAAACGATATTAATTACTTCGCCAACAATAATGAACAATTAAATAATGCAATCAAGTTACGTCCTACACCCGATAGTGAAGTGTGATACAAAAACTTTAGCTTGCCAATCAATTTATTTAAAGTAAGTCAAATTAAGAAAATTAATTCTAATGAAGCGTACATCAGATTCTCAGTAAGAAACCAAGCTGGTGCAGAAGTTTTAGCAGATACATGATTTAGAGTTTCAGGATTTAAAGATATCCCCGGAAATGTACAACAAGATGAATTAGAATTCAAAAACCAAAACCTGAAAGTGATTCAAAACTCAGAAACTGAAATCATCAGAGAAAGGGTTATTGAACCATTTTGACAAGATTTACTTTGAAAACTTGATAAGAAAATTAATGTTGCTTCATGAACATTTGATAAAAAATACATTGAAAAAACATTATTAAAAACAAATGCAAAAAATAGAACAATTAAATTTAATATTCTTGCAAACTCACTAATTAATTCACCAAGCAAAAACTCAAGAATTAGAGATATTGCAAGTTCAATTCAATTATTAGTTGATTTTGATGAATTATTAATTAAGAAAAATCTTGAATTTAAAAAATCAGCAACAACAAGTTCAGAAAGATTTAATTACTTTATTAAGTTGAAATGAAACCCTGAAAAAGGTATTGAGTTCAAAATCTCGATGGAAGATAATTCATACAAAATTATTGTTGATGAACCAGAAGTGCAAAGCTTTAGTGAAGGTCAAACATTTGATAAAAATAGAGCATTTGTTATTTTACCTGCAGCAGTAAAAGCAACAATTAGATATACAAATGATGAAGAACAAGAAAACTATAACATTGATCAAAATAGATTTGATTATGAAAAAGTTTACTACAATGAATCTAACCAACCTATTATGTTCTATAGTGATCTTGATTTTCAAAAAGATCGTTCAGTTTACTATCCTAACCAAAATGTTCCATACAAATTACACGAAGGCTATAAATTAAATGTTGATTACTTAAGAATCAAAGACTATAGAGGTTGAGATATTGTTGATTCAGCATACTCAAGGGCAATTGCTATTGATGGTGGTACATGATGAGGAACATTAAGTATTATCGGTAAAGTTAACAACAATCCAAATGATGCTACATTCTATGTGATTACTAACCACCATGTTGAAAATGGAGGATTATCATCATTTAGCCAATTAACAGGAAATAACTTTATGCCTTCTCGTTGAGGAAGAAATTATATTTTCGCTCTAGAAGGGCAAGCTAACAACGTCGATAGAAACTACAACGTAAGGCTTTCAGGCGTCACAACAATTAGAAATAATGAAATTAAATTATTATGAATCGGAAGAGATCAAATCTCGACAGATGGAAAAATAACAAACAAAGAACAAGACCTTTCAATTTTCTCAGTTGACTTAAACAAAGTTCGAGAAAGTGCTAGAGCAGCTGGTAATATGCAAATTGTGTGAAAAATTGAAAACTTAATGAGAATGCCAAATGCAAAAATGGATATCAGTTATGCACTTGGAAAAATTTCAGTACCAAGTATTAGAGAGGTTGCCACTTTAGGATGACCAAGAGTTCAACTTGCTGGTTCTATTAACAGAAGACCTTCTGTAATTAACCACTCTGCTGTTCAAGTGCACGTTCAAAATTACTACTCACAGGTATTTAATGGAGGGGGTGGTTCAGGAAGCGGTATGTATGTTAACAATGATACATACATTGCCACATGAGAAAGAGGATGAAACGGATATTGATCACAAGGATCAAAATATGATAACCGTTCATTTAACTTCTTAGGTGTTAACTGAAAAAACGAAAACCCACTTAGTTTAGCAAACCACAGATCGCTTGCTTCACAAATTTTTAAAGCAAACTTAAAATACCCAGATAAATATGATTTACCATGATACTTTAAAGAAATTGATGATTAG